One window of Phycisphaeraceae bacterium genomic DNA carries:
- a CDS encoding cystathionine gamma-synthase, protein MSNESHRFGTNCIHAGQEPDPTTGAIMTPVYMTSTFVQKSPGVFKDGYDYARSKNPTRQALEDNLAALEGGKVGLAFSSGLAAMDCVLHQLRAGDHVVLSDDVYGGSFRQMDKVFRHMNMSYTRVDMTRLEEVERAMTPKTRAVWLETPSNPMLKVIDIAGVRKLVDSAKVSDHGNTDKSLGPLGTPLAKPLLVVDNTFASPYLQNPLAHGADVVLHSCTKYIGGHSDMVAGAIVTKTEELGERLKYVQNAVGAVPGAMDCFLMLRSTKTLHLRMLRHCENALKIAQWLENHAKIEKVIYPGLASHPQHALAKKQMRNGFGGMISCVVKGGLEPSRKVLEKTKLFSLAESLGGVESLIEHPAIMTHASVPAPARAILGIADGLIRLSVGCEDVEDLMADIEQALA, encoded by the coding sequence ATGTCGAATGAATCCCACCGTTTCGGAACCAACTGCATCCACGCCGGGCAGGAGCCCGACCCGACCACCGGCGCGATCATGACGCCGGTCTACATGACGAGCACGTTTGTGCAGAAATCGCCGGGCGTCTTCAAGGACGGATACGACTACGCGCGGAGCAAGAACCCGACGCGCCAGGCGCTCGAAGACAACCTCGCGGCACTCGAAGGGGGCAAAGTCGGCCTCGCGTTCTCGAGCGGCCTTGCCGCGATGGACTGCGTGCTCCACCAGTTGCGCGCGGGCGATCACGTCGTGCTTTCTGATGATGTCTACGGCGGCTCGTTCCGCCAGATGGACAAGGTCTTCCGGCACATGAACATGTCGTACACGCGGGTGGACATGACAAGGCTCGAAGAGGTCGAGCGCGCAATGACGCCCAAGACCCGCGCGGTCTGGCTCGAAACACCCAGCAACCCGATGCTCAAGGTGATCGACATCGCGGGCGTGCGGAAACTGGTCGATAGCGCGAAAGTGAGCGACCACGGGAACACGGACAAGTCGCTCGGGCCGCTCGGTACGCCCCTCGCAAAGCCGCTGCTCGTCGTCGATAACACCTTCGCCTCTCCGTATCTGCAGAATCCGCTCGCGCACGGCGCGGATGTCGTGCTGCACTCGTGCACCAAGTACATCGGCGGCCACAGCGACATGGTCGCCGGCGCGATCGTGACCAAAACCGAAGAACTGGGCGAGCGCTTGAAATATGTTCAGAACGCGGTGGGGGCGGTGCCCGGCGCAATGGACTGCTTCCTCATGCTCCGCAGCACCAAGACGCTCCACCTGCGCATGCTGCGTCACTGCGAGAACGCGCTCAAGATCGCCCAGTGGCTCGAGAATCACGCGAAGATCGAGAAGGTGATCTATCCCGGCCTCGCCAGCCACCCGCAGCACGCCCTCGCGAAGAAACAGATGCGAAACGGCTTCGGCGGCATGATCTCGTGCGTCGTCAAGGGCGGCCTGGAACCCTCGCGCAAGGTACTCGAGAAAACCAAACTCTTCTCGCTCGCCGAATCGCTCGGAGGCGTCGAAAGCCTCATCGAACATCCGGCGATCATGACGCACGCGAGCGTGCCCGCTCCGGCCCGGGCGATCCTTGGCATCGCGGACGGTCTGATCCGGCTGAGCGTCGGCTGCGAGGATGTCGAGGACCTGATGGCCGACATCGAGCAGGCCTTGGCGTGA
- the ftsY gene encoding signal recognition particle-docking protein FtsY: MGLFSAITAKIKGGLAKTREVFVTGLKSLLLGRKLDEATIQEIRRRLIEADVGVKTTDRFVTHIQEQFRAGKIDKGDQVLDYLKSELRSMWPPEDRELRLSSAKPTVILVTGVNGAGKTTSISKLAKLLQSRGNKVMLGACDTFRAGAVRQLEIWGERLGIDVVKGQQGGDPAAVAFDACQAAKSRGADVLIIDTAGRLQTQDPLMRQLTKIRLVVGKQIPGAPHEVLLVLDATAGQNALRQAEEFDRAIAGAGANQPKPADALGVTGIFLAKLDGTAKGGIVVAIKEATKIPVKFIGVGETPDDVQPFEPEKFVDALFEE, translated from the coding sequence ATGGGGCTGTTTTCCGCGATCACGGCGAAGATCAAGGGCGGGCTCGCGAAGACGCGCGAGGTCTTCGTCACCGGCCTGAAGTCGCTCCTGCTCGGTCGGAAACTCGATGAAGCGACGATCCAGGAAATCCGAAGGCGCTTGATCGAAGCGGACGTGGGCGTCAAAACGACGGACCGCTTCGTCACCCACATCCAGGAGCAGTTCCGCGCGGGCAAGATCGACAAGGGAGATCAGGTTCTTGACTACCTCAAGTCCGAACTCCGCTCGATGTGGCCCCCCGAAGATCGCGAGCTGCGGCTCTCAAGCGCAAAGCCGACAGTAATTCTCGTGACGGGCGTGAACGGCGCGGGCAAAACGACGAGCATCAGCAAGCTCGCGAAACTGCTGCAATCACGGGGCAACAAGGTGATGCTCGGCGCGTGCGACACATTCCGCGCGGGCGCGGTGCGGCAGCTCGAGATCTGGGGAGAAAGGCTCGGGATCGACGTCGTGAAGGGGCAGCAGGGGGGAGATCCTGCCGCGGTCGCGTTCGATGCGTGCCAGGCGGCGAAATCGCGCGGCGCCGATGTCTTGATCATCGACACGGCCGGACGGCTCCAGACGCAGGACCCGCTGATGCGACAGCTCACGAAGATCCGCTTGGTGGTGGGGAAGCAGATCCCCGGCGCGCCGCACGAAGTGCTTCTCGTCCTCGATGCAACCGCGGGCCAGAATGCGCTGCGACAGGCGGAAGAGTTCGATCGCGCGATCGCGGGAGCCGGCGCGAATCAGCCCAAGCCGGCGGATGCGCTCGGCGTGACCGGCATCTTTCTCGCAAAGCTCGACGGCACGGCGAAGGGCGGAATCGTCGTCGCGATCAAGGAGGCGACGAAGATCCCCGTGAAGTTCATCGGAGTCGGCGAGACGCCGGACGATGTGCAGCCGTTCGAGCCGGAGAAGTTTGTGGATGCGCTGTTTGAGGAGTAG
- a CDS encoding magnesium chelatase, with amino-acid sequence MSTAASQTRAKSLKALRASGWKSRTVKSELAANLTCALRSGDTLFPGIVGFDSTVIPEIINAILAGHDMLFLGEKGQAKSRLMRQLSRFLDPAIPYLDIPASFRGGSPVHEDPDRPITSVGRAFLAEHGENAPIAWWPREERYAERLAPGTKFADVVGEIDPGKLASGASMSVEESLHFGLIPRMHRGIFAMNELPDLDDLVQVGLFNILEERDVQIRGYPIKFDLDIVVLFSANPSTYNRSGKVIPQLKDRIGSVIQTHYPLERELGIEIMEQEAAKGDGGNVGGYLGGEYPVIVPPFMKEIVEQISIAARKSKFVDHASGVSARLSIAMYRTMIASARQRAIRLNERPAVPRISDLSHFHTAATGKLELDMMGSHQLSERQVLDAIAAEAIKTVFGEYVSEHGLAEIGEIFAKGVKIEVGDMLPSSHYEKLLKRVPPVWDKAFEVNASSDAAVRASCVEFVLSGLYAADRISRSQRHGKITFET; translated from the coding sequence ATGAGCACCGCAGCATCCCAAACCCGCGCGAAATCTCTGAAAGCACTCCGAGCCTCGGGCTGGAAGTCGCGGACGGTCAAATCCGAGCTTGCCGCGAACTTGACCTGCGCGCTTCGTTCCGGCGACACGCTTTTTCCCGGCATCGTCGGGTTCGACAGCACCGTCATCCCCGAGATCATCAACGCGATCCTCGCCGGACACGACATGCTCTTTCTGGGAGAAAAGGGTCAGGCCAAGAGCCGTCTGATGAGGCAGCTCTCCCGGTTTCTCGACCCCGCGATTCCGTATCTCGATATCCCCGCGAGCTTCCGCGGCGGCTCGCCGGTCCACGAGGACCCGGACCGCCCGATCACTTCCGTCGGAAGAGCTTTCCTCGCCGAGCACGGCGAGAACGCGCCGATCGCCTGGTGGCCCCGCGAGGAGCGCTACGCCGAGCGGCTCGCACCCGGAACAAAGTTCGCGGATGTCGTCGGCGAGATCGACCCCGGCAAACTCGCCTCGGGCGCGAGCATGTCCGTTGAAGAATCGCTCCACTTCGGCCTCATCCCCCGCATGCACCGCGGCATCTTCGCGATGAACGAACTGCCCGACCTCGACGATCTCGTTCAGGTCGGCCTCTTCAATATTCTCGAAGAACGCGACGTGCAGATCCGCGGCTACCCGATCAAGTTTGATCTCGACATCGTCGTGTTGTTTTCGGCGAACCCGAGCACGTACAACCGCTCGGGCAAGGTCATCCCGCAGCTCAAGGACCGCATCGGCAGCGTCATCCAGACGCACTATCCGCTCGAACGCGAACTCGGCATCGAGATCATGGAGCAGGAAGCCGCCAAGGGCGATGGCGGCAATGTCGGCGGATATTTGGGCGGCGAATACCCGGTCATCGTGCCCCCGTTCATGAAAGAGATCGTCGAGCAGATCTCGATTGCGGCACGCAAGAGCAAGTTTGTCGACCACGCTTCCGGGGTTTCCGCGCGACTCAGCATCGCGATGTATCGCACGATGATCGCTTCGGCGCGTCAGCGAGCGATCCGATTGAACGAGCGGCCGGCGGTGCCCCGGATCAGCGACCTCTCTCATTTCCATACTGCCGCGACGGGGAAACTCGAACTCGACATGATGGGGAGCCATCAGTTGTCCGAGCGTCAGGTGCTCGATGCCATCGCCGCCGAGGCGATCAAGACCGTGTTCGGCGAATATGTGAGCGAGCACGGCCTTGCCGAGATCGGCGAGATCTTCGCCAAGGGCGTGAAGATCGAAGTGGGCGACATGCTGCCGAGTTCGCACTACGAAAAGCTGTTGAAGCGCGTGCCGCCGGTGTGGGACAAGGCGTTTGAAGTGAACGCTTCGAGCGATGCGGCGGTCCGTGCGAGCTGCGTCGAGTTTGTGTTGAGCGGGCTTTATGCCGCGGACCGGATCAGCCGCTCGCAGCGCCACGGCAAGATCACGTTCGAAACCTGA
- a CDS encoding pyridoxal-phosphate dependent enzyme has product MQANILEAVGNTPLVRLNKVVGPDSATVLVKCEYMNPTGSIKDRMAVHILNESEKQGLIKPGATIVENTSGNTGQGVAMWAAVRGYRCVFTMPDKMSLEKVNMLKAFGAEVVITPTDVPGDSPQHYVETAKRIARETPGAFYVNQYHNPLNIDAHMLSTGPEIWKQTGGKVDAVVSGAGTGGTISGIGRYFKKNHPHVRIVGVDPIGSVHYHYFYTKTMPTPHVYKVEGIGEDILCDAMDYSVVDEFHQTNDKEAFTMARRLVREEGLFCGGSSGCNVHIAVKIAKQLGPGKTVVTLLPDSATRYTTKFLNDAWMKDYGFLGSDRDMGLVEDVLKGRQVQIITAKETDSIESVIALLKKHGVSQVPIVDDKGRPHAIVAEVDILRGLQDGHAQMSSPVKVVSQRIGGLIYPKARIEELYRIFETNQVAIVVDNEKIVGVVSQIDVIDFMSKKGR; this is encoded by the coding sequence ATGCAAGCAAACATTCTCGAAGCTGTCGGCAATACTCCCCTCGTTCGGCTGAACAAAGTCGTCGGCCCCGATTCCGCCACCGTGCTGGTCAAGTGCGAGTACATGAACCCGACCGGTTCGATCAAGGACCGCATGGCGGTGCATATCCTCAACGAAAGCGAGAAGCAGGGCCTGATCAAGCCCGGCGCCACCATCGTCGAGAACACCAGCGGAAATACGGGGCAGGGCGTCGCGATGTGGGCGGCGGTGCGCGGCTACCGGTGCGTCTTCACGATGCCGGACAAGATGAGCCTCGAGAAAGTGAACATGCTCAAGGCCTTCGGCGCCGAGGTGGTGATCACGCCGACCGATGTCCCAGGCGATTCACCCCAGCACTACGTCGAGACCGCCAAGCGCATCGCCCGCGAGACCCCCGGCGCGTTCTACGTGAACCAGTATCACAACCCGCTGAATATCGATGCGCACATGCTCTCGACGGGGCCGGAGATCTGGAAGCAAACCGGCGGCAAGGTGGACGCGGTCGTTTCGGGCGCGGGCACGGGCGGCACAATCTCGGGGATCGGTCGCTATTTTAAAAAGAACCATCCGCACGTGCGCATCGTCGGGGTCGATCCGATCGGCAGCGTGCACTATCACTATTTTTACACCAAGACGATGCCGACGCCTCATGTGTACAAGGTGGAAGGAATCGGCGAAGACATCCTCTGCGACGCCATGGACTACAGCGTCGTCGATGAGTTCCACCAGACCAACGACAAGGAAGCGTTCACGATGGCGCGCCGCTTGGTGCGTGAGGAAGGTCTCTTCTGCGGCGGTTCCTCCGGTTGTAATGTCCACATCGCGGTGAAAATCGCCAAGCAACTCGGCCCGGGCAAGACGGTTGTCACCCTGCTTCCTGATTCGGCGACGCGCTACACGACCAAATTCCTGAACGATGCCTGGATGAAGGACTACGGGTTTCTCGGCAGCGACCGCGATATGGGACTGGTCGAGGATGTTCTCAAGGGGCGTCAGGTCCAGATCATCACGGCGAAGGAAACGGACTCGATCGAGTCGGTGATCGCGCTGCTGAAGAAACACGGTGTTTCGCAGGTGCCGATCGTGGACGACAAGGGCCGGCCGCACGCGATCGTCGCGGAAGTGGACATCTTGCGCGGGCTCCAGGACGGTCACGCGCAGATGTCGTCGCCGGTGAAGGTGGTCTCGCAGCGCATCGGCGGGCTGATCTATCCCAAGGCGCGCATCGAAGAGCTGTACCGCATCTTCGAGACCAACCAGGTCGCGATCGTCGTGGACAACGAGAAGATCGTCGGTGTCGTCAGCCAGATCGACGTGATCGATTTCATGAGCAAGAAGGGGCGATAA
- a CDS encoding STAS domain-containing protein has product MPEGQTLQVGFETKGDNVIVSPQGEIGYSEATVFRTWLRKAHDSKAARIIVDLAKVDYMNTPGVATLVESLQISKRNKSRLILCGMNEKVFAIFKIARLDTVFEICPTLSDAISKS; this is encoded by the coding sequence ATGCCTGAAGGACAGACGTTGCAAGTTGGGTTCGAGACCAAAGGTGACAACGTGATCGTTTCGCCGCAAGGCGAAATTGGTTACAGCGAGGCCACCGTCTTCCGCACCTGGCTCCGAAAGGCTCATGATTCCAAGGCCGCTCGGATCATCGTCGATCTCGCCAAGGTTGACTACATGAACACGCCCGGCGTCGCGACCCTGGTGGAATCGCTCCAGATCTCGAAGCGGAACAAGTCGCGGCTGATTCTCTGCGGAATGAACGAGAAAGTGTTTGCCATTTTCAAGATCGCAAGGCTGGACACCGTCTTTGAGATCTGTCCAACGCTGAGCGACGCAATCTCCAAATCCTGA
- the ribH gene encoding 6,7-dimethyl-8-ribityllumazine synthase, whose translation MASRKGPVKKAGREDSPRIAVVVSRYNATVTDRLVLGAIETTVRRTGRTPEVFDAPGAFELPVLCDTVARSGRFSGVVALGCLIRGETIHDRVIADSVAGAIQNSMLKTGVPIAFGVLTVENAAQARARAGGKHGNKGSEAVEALLDTIESLSAIRDASTTRIGRKLPDKTKPRAGMKPVARRRKG comes from the coding sequence ATGGCGTCGAGAAAGGGACCTGTGAAAAAGGCCGGGCGGGAAGACTCGCCTCGGATCGCGGTGGTTGTAAGTCGCTACAACGCGACGGTCACCGATCGGCTTGTTCTCGGCGCGATCGAGACGACGGTCCGCCGCACCGGTCGAACCCCCGAAGTGTTCGATGCGCCGGGCGCGTTCGAGCTGCCGGTGCTTTGCGATACCGTCGCACGGAGCGGCCGGTTCTCCGGCGTCGTCGCGCTCGGTTGCCTGATCCGGGGCGAAACGATCCACGACCGCGTCATCGCCGACAGCGTCGCGGGCGCGATCCAGAATTCGATGCTCAAGACCGGCGTACCGATCGCCTTCGGCGTCCTGACCGTCGAGAACGCCGCCCAGGCGCGTGCGCGCGCGGGCGGCAAGCACGGGAACAAGGGCTCCGAGGCGGTCGAAGCCCTGCTCGACACGATTGAATCGCTGAGCGCGATCCGCGACGCAAGCACGACAAGGATTGGTCGAAAGCTTCCCGACAAGACGAAGCCACGTGCCGGGATGAAACCAGTCGCCCGCAGGAGGAAGGGTTGA
- a CDS encoding CDGSH iron-sulfur domain-containing protein translates to MARLVRHEQTGPIKIDPATWPRDEHGNLKTIFVCACGLSSKFPLCDGTHKSCREEPGRLYTYDPVTKAVIDSIPESEA, encoded by the coding sequence ATGGCAAGGCTGGTCCGGCACGAGCAGACAGGTCCAATCAAGATCGACCCGGCAACCTGGCCGAGAGATGAGCACGGCAACCTGAAAACGATTTTCGTCTGCGCGTGCGGCCTGTCCAGCAAATTCCCGCTTTGCGACGGCACACACAAGTCATGCCGCGAGGAACCGGGCAGGCTTTATACCTATGACCCGGTAACCAAGGCCGTGATCGATTCCATTCCCGAAAGCGAAGCCTGA
- a CDS encoding FAD-binding oxidoreductase, translated as MSSLPVLNNQSRPPIARSWSAPLPSPDFDRDTIARALASAVEGEVRFGLHDRLLYATDASLYQVEPLGVFIPASTDDAVRGVRFCLERNLPILPRGGGTSLAGQCTNRAVVIDFSSRCNRLLEVDAAALSCRVEPGITPDDLNEKIASTGLFFAPDPATSKHANVGGLIGNNAAGARSILYGRTSENLLEVDACLADGFVARLEAGAASRHEHIGRLTRRIVDVVLRNRNLIRERFPKTVRRNAGYNLDLILNQIEKANGDLDGVNLAHLLAGSEGTLAVMLGAQLKLHPRPKFKGLALLSFSDLDPAIEATVPILTTGPSAVELLDDTVIDLARANIEYRKYVELMPKPVQGELRAVLYVEYYGNHKEELNERFSALRRLFPTVAMKEVVDGAAMASAWKLRKAGEPLLHGVPGHRKPITFIEDNAVPVEHLVEFVHKLRQIVTRHGTRAAYWAHASVGVLHVRPLIDIHDEEDRRRMQAIAVEAADLAKSLGGVMSGEHGDGRVRGPLLERFYGPELMHAMREIKEVFDPRNLLNPGNIVEPRPIESIAANLRIEPAGKPAPIPDVSTFFEYEDQHGFGGAVEMCNGSGVCRKKSGGTMCPSYMGTLDERHSTRGRGNALRLAISGQLSGGGSEPAWNDAETIETLDLCLSCKACKTECPSNVDIARLKAEYTGQRYRQNGYAPLKAMLLGHFRPLAKLGSMTHGIANRMNNSAIGRAVINGVMGFHPRRTVPPFSASLKKRFGRTNHAKQDRPTVALFGDCFTMYLDSGIGASAKRVYERLGYRVVLADAGCCGRTLISTGLLEDATTQIDRTIEKLRPLAEDPSIRAILVIEPSCLSAIKDDWLQLKLQSTFDLRKRIASKCFLAEEFFAKEAKTHPNQKAIAHATAVAASETSPVVLHGHCHQKALWGAESSGAALKLLAGARVKTLETGCCGMAGSFGYAKDKFDLSMRICELSLAPAVRAAKAADSGTPICAPGTSCRHQIYDATEQHAIHPIELIERWMNGG; from the coding sequence ATGAGCAGCCTTCCGGTTCTGAACAACCAATCCCGCCCGCCGATCGCGCGATCGTGGTCTGCGCCGTTGCCTTCGCCCGACTTCGATCGCGACACGATCGCCCGCGCGCTCGCTTCCGCGGTCGAGGGCGAAGTGCGCTTTGGCTTGCACGATCGGCTTCTCTACGCGACCGACGCCTCGCTCTACCAGGTCGAGCCGCTGGGAGTGTTCATCCCGGCGAGCACCGACGATGCGGTTCGCGGCGTCCGATTCTGCCTCGAGCGCAATCTCCCGATATTGCCGCGGGGAGGCGGAACTTCGCTCGCGGGGCAGTGCACGAATCGAGCGGTGGTCATCGACTTTTCGAGTCGGTGCAATCGGCTGCTCGAAGTGGATGCCGCGGCATTGTCGTGCCGGGTCGAGCCGGGAATCACACCCGATGACCTGAACGAGAAGATCGCATCGACCGGGCTCTTTTTCGCGCCCGATCCCGCGACATCGAAACACGCGAACGTCGGGGGGCTCATAGGCAACAACGCAGCGGGCGCGCGCTCGATCCTGTACGGACGAACCTCGGAGAATCTGCTCGAGGTCGATGCCTGTCTTGCGGATGGATTTGTCGCGCGGCTCGAAGCGGGAGCCGCGTCGCGCCACGAGCACATCGGGCGGTTGACGCGGCGCATCGTCGATGTCGTCTTGCGGAACAGGAACTTGATTCGCGAGCGATTCCCGAAAACCGTTCGGCGTAACGCGGGGTACAACCTCGATCTCATCCTCAATCAAATCGAGAAGGCAAACGGAGATCTCGACGGGGTCAATCTTGCGCACCTGCTCGCGGGCAGCGAGGGCACGCTCGCGGTGATGCTCGGCGCGCAGCTCAAGCTGCACCCGCGCCCGAAATTCAAGGGTCTCGCGCTCCTGAGTTTCTCCGATCTTGATCCCGCGATCGAAGCGACGGTGCCGATCCTGACAACCGGTCCCTCGGCGGTCGAACTGCTCGACGACACGGTGATCGATCTGGCGCGCGCGAACATCGAGTATCGAAAATATGTCGAGTTGATGCCAAAGCCGGTGCAAGGCGAACTGCGCGCGGTGCTGTATGTCGAGTACTACGGCAACCACAAGGAGGAGCTCAACGAACGGTTCAGCGCACTGCGCAGGCTCTTCCCCACGGTCGCGATGAAGGAAGTTGTGGACGGCGCCGCGATGGCGAGCGCCTGGAAACTTCGAAAAGCCGGCGAGCCGCTGCTCCACGGTGTGCCCGGTCACCGAAAACCGATCACGTTCATCGAAGACAACGCGGTGCCGGTGGAGCATCTCGTCGAGTTCGTTCACAAGCTCCGCCAGATCGTGACGAGGCACGGAACCCGCGCGGCCTACTGGGCGCACGCATCGGTCGGCGTGCTGCATGTTCGGCCGCTCATCGACATCCACGATGAAGAAGATCGCAGGCGCATGCAGGCGATCGCCGTCGAGGCGGCGGACCTTGCGAAGAGTCTTGGCGGCGTGATGTCGGGTGAGCACGGCGATGGAAGAGTGCGCGGTCCTTTGCTCGAGCGCTTCTACGGGCCCGAACTCATGCACGCGATGCGCGAGATCAAGGAGGTCTTCGATCCGCGCAATCTCTTGAATCCCGGGAACATCGTGGAGCCGCGGCCGATCGAGTCGATCGCGGCGAATCTGCGCATCGAGCCCGCGGGCAAACCGGCGCCGATTCCGGATGTCAGCACGTTCTTCGAGTACGAAGATCAGCACGGTTTCGGCGGCGCGGTCGAGATGTGCAACGGGTCGGGTGTTTGCCGCAAGAAATCCGGAGGGACCATGTGCCCGTCGTACATGGGCACGCTCGATGAGAGACACAGCACGCGCGGGCGGGGCAACGCGCTGCGCCTGGCGATCAGCGGCCAACTCTCGGGAGGGGGAAGCGAGCCGGCGTGGAACGATGCCGAGACGATCGAGACGCTGGACCTGTGTCTCTCGTGCAAGGCGTGCAAGACCGAGTGTCCCAGCAACGTGGACATCGCGCGATTGAAAGCGGAATACACCGGTCAGCGATACCGACAGAATGGATATGCGCCGCTGAAGGCGATGCTGCTCGGGCATTTCCGGCCGCTTGCAAAGCTCGGGTCGATGACGCATGGCATCGCAAACCGGATGAACAATTCGGCGATCGGGCGCGCGGTCATCAACGGCGTGATGGGGTTTCATCCTCGGCGAACGGTGCCGCCGTTTTCGGCGAGCCTCAAGAAAAGGTTCGGGAGAACGAATCACGCGAAGCAGGATCGTCCGACCGTCGCGCTCTTTGGCGATTGCTTCACGATGTATCTTGATTCAGGAATCGGCGCTTCGGCCAAGCGCGTGTACGAGCGTCTGGGCTATCGGGTCGTGCTCGCGGATGCGGGATGCTGCGGCAGAACGCTTATCTCAACGGGGCTGCTCGAAGACGCGACGACTCAGATCGATCGCACCATCGAAAAGCTTCGTCCGCTCGCGGAAGATCCGTCGATCCGGGCGATCCTCGTGATCGAGCCCTCGTGCCTTTCCGCGATCAAGGACGACTGGCTTCAACTGAAGCTTCAGAGCACGTTTGACCTGCGGAAGCGGATCGCGTCGAAGTGTTTTCTTGCGGAGGAGTTTTTCGCGAAGGAAGCCAAGACGCATCCGAATCAGAAAGCGATCGCCCATGCCACGGCGGTCGCGGCGAGCGAGACTTCACCCGTTGTTCTGCACGGACACTGTCACCAAAAGGCGCTCTGGGGCGCCGAGTCGAGTGGGGCGGCACTCAAGTTGCTCGCGGGCGCTCGCGTGAAAACGCTCGAGACCGGGTGCTGCGGCATGGCGGGATCGTTCGGCTACGCCAAGGACAAGTTCGATCTGTCGATGAGGATTTGCGAGCTGTCGCTGGCGCCGGCAGTTCGCGCGGCGAAAGCCGCGGATTCGGGCACGCCGATTTGTGCGCCCGGCACTTCTTGCCGGCATCAGATCTACGACGCGACGGAGCAACACGCGATCCACCCGATCGAACTCATTGAGCGGTGGATGAACGGTGGTTGA
- a CDS encoding ATP-binding protein produces MKPVDSMQGAHVRMELLSSPVYTSGARDLVQAITRRMGFPELDCNKIALAVDEALCNIMRHGYESKPDQPIWLGVWPLGLADGGSGIRIVIEDLARQIEPDKIKGRELHDVKPGGLGVHVIKEVMDKVSYEKRPEGGMRLTMIKHLTAAAAPGAGCTADGCEGGKGCHA; encoded by the coding sequence ATGAAACCGGTCGACTCGATGCAGGGAGCCCATGTACGCATGGAGCTGCTCAGCAGCCCGGTCTATACGAGCGGCGCCCGCGACCTCGTGCAGGCGATCACCCGACGGATGGGGTTCCCCGAACTCGACTGTAACAAGATCGCCCTCGCCGTGGATGAAGCGCTCTGCAACATCATGCGCCACGGCTACGAGAGCAAGCCCGATCAGCCGATCTGGCTGGGAGTCTGGCCGCTCGGACTCGCCGATGGCGGAAGCGGCATCCGCATCGTCATCGAGGATCTTGCCCGGCAAATCGAGCCGGACAAAATCAAGGGAAGAGAACTGCACGATGTGAAGCCGGGCGGGCTCGGTGTTCATGTCATCAAGGAAGTCATGGATAAGGTGAGCTATGAAAAGCGCCCCGAAGGCGGAATGCGCCTCACGATGATCAAGCATCTGACGGCTGCGGCCGCGCCGGGGGCGGGCTGCACCGCGGATGGGTGCGAGGGAGGAAAGGGTTGTCATGCCTGA
- a CDS encoding ABC transporter permease, whose protein sequence is MSEIDSPSKAAANPFLFIWVRLIGLLSQIGSITLLFFSAANWVIRATYQPKVRIGRSAIVSQIVRIGVRSIGIVSLVSGCVGLILAFQLSPPLDEFGQKDKVANIVGVAVLRELGPLIAAIVLTGFAGASIAAEIGTMVVGEEIEALEACAMNPVKFLVVPRVIASILSLTAISVISDIVAVAAALGISMVALGIPYAAFMSNLYDQVKLVDFATGVSKGAVFGLLIAIIACYNGLKVTGGAMGVGVATTSTVVQSVVAVIICDLVFTTIFFALGFV, encoded by the coding sequence ATGAGCGAAATCGACAGTCCATCCAAAGCGGCCGCGAACCCGTTCCTGTTCATCTGGGTACGCCTCATCGGGTTGCTGTCGCAAATCGGCTCGATCACGCTGCTGTTTTTCAGCGCAGCAAACTGGGTCATCCGTGCGACCTATCAACCGAAGGTACGCATCGGTCGATCCGCGATCGTGTCCCAGATCGTCCGCATCGGAGTGCGCTCGATCGGCATCGTCAGCCTGGTCTCCGGCTGCGTCGGCCTGATTCTCGCGTTTCAGTTGAGTCCGCCGCTCGATGAGTTCGGCCAGAAGGACAAGGTCGCCAACATCGTCGGCGTCGCGGTGCTGCGAGAACTCGGCCCGCTCATCGCGGCAATCGTTCTGACCGGTTTCGCCGGCGCATCCATCGCCGCCGAAATCGGCACGATGGTCGTCGGCGAAGAGATCGAGGCCCTCGAAGCTTGCGCGATGAATCCCGTCAAGTTCCTCGTCGTGCCGCGCGTCATCGCATCGATCCTTTCCCTGACGGCGATCTCCGTGATCAGCGACATCGTCGCGGTCGCCGCGGCACTCGGCATATCCATGGTTGCGCTCGGAATTCCCTATGCCGCGTTCATGAGCAACCTGTACGACCAGGTGAAACTGGTCGACTTCGCCACCGGCGTGTCGAAGGGCGCTGTCTTCGGGCTGCTCATCGCGATCATCGCGTGTTACAACGGCTTGAAGGTCACTGGCGGCGCGATGGGCGTGGGCGTCGCGACGACGAGCACGGTCGTGCAGTCGGTCGTCGCGGTCATCATCTGCGACCTTGTTTTCACGACGATCTTCTTCGCGCTCGGATTTGTTTGA